From the Plectropomus leopardus isolate mb chromosome 18, YSFRI_Pleo_2.0, whole genome shotgun sequence genome, one window contains:
- the LOC121958219 gene encoding peptidyl-prolyl cis-trans isomerase FKBP14-like — MLVTVLSWLCSSLLVSVSGAKLPEAEVNIEVLHRPFLCHRKSKYGDILLVHHEGYFENGTMFHSSRTEGDKQPAWFTLGIKEAIKGWDKGLQDMCAGEKRRLIVPPALAYGKEGKGKIPPESTLTFVIEVLEIRNGPRSHESFQEMDLNDDWRLSKHEVKEYLRKEFERHGYPPNDTLHENMVEDIFAKEDENKDGFISSREFTYRHDEL; from the exons ATGTTGGTGACAGTGCTGAGCTGGCTCTGCTCCTCCCTGCTGGTGTCTGTCAGCGGGGCCAAGCTGCCTGAGGCCGAGGTGAACATAGAAGTCCTGCACAGACCTTTCCTCTGTCACCGAAAATCAAAGTACGGAGACATCCTGCTCGTGCATCATGAGGGATACTTTGAGAATGGGACCATGTTTCACTCCag TCGAACAGAGGGTGACAAGCAGCCTGCTTGGTTTACGCTGGGCATCAAAGAAGCGATCAAAGGCTGGGATAAAGGCCTGCAGGACATGTGCGctggagagaagaggagacTTATCGTACCTCCAGCTCTGGCCTATGGGAAGGAAGGGAAAG GTAAGATCCCACCTGAAAGCACGCTGACCTTCGTTATTGAGGTGCTTGAGATCAGAAATGGACCGAGGTCTCATGAGTCTTTCCAGGAGATGGACCTCAACGATGACTGGAGGCTCTCCAAGCATGAG GTGAAAGAGTATCTGAGGAAAGAGTTTGAGCGTCACGGCTACCCTCCCAACGACACTCTACATGAGAACATGGTGGAGGATATCTTTGCCAAAGAGGATGAGAACAAAGACGGCTTCATATCCTCCAGGGAATTTACTTACAGACACGACGAACTTTAA
- the LOC121957906 gene encoding LOW QUALITY PROTEIN: WAS/WASL-interacting protein family member 3-like (The sequence of the model RefSeq protein was modified relative to this genomic sequence to represent the inferred CDS: inserted 1 base in 1 codon) gives MPVPPPPPPPPPAPPPPPPSPPPPSSALPQCPSEPPKLQSGGGGGGGRNALLADIQRGARLKKVTQVNDRSAPVVDKPKASTGDVSSSVGASQGSSGGTAPMGPSLGGLFAGGFPTLRPIGQRDLTGKTPVSRSSSSASLKPLWNAPMPADTSSVSETHRTSDLRNSVHRQLAPSSSAPPSPSHSSKHLPPFPSSSXPPPPPAPPSSLPPPPPTQAFQDRPANKPPPLPSCPPPPPPSQVTKPTWLPIQHSYHTTISQPSTPPPPPPPFQSPSAVPGDRSSGCFYPPPPVHSEPSRFPILRDSPLGPPPPPPPPPLPASFTPNCPSTLPPPPPKVPAVPSPAMRCLPPSYPCNAPTRRPPAVPRGAGVGRLAPPPAPPARSPSTELSSRIPPPPPPPPLPPSSLRNGHLHSLADDFESKFQFHPVEDFPPPDEFKPLPRIYPSKENRVNPKPPGMRTHLR, from the exons ATGCCagtcccccctcctccccccccgcctcccccggcacccccccctcctccaccaaGCCCGCCACCGCCCAGTTCTGCCCTGCCGCAG TGTCCGTCGGAGCCTCCTAAGCTCCAGtctggtggaggaggaggaggtggaaggaATGCCCTGCTGGCCGACATCCAGAGAGGAGCCAGACTCAAGAAAGTCACACAGGTCAACGACCGCAGTGCCCCCGTCGTCGATA AGCCCAAGGCGAGCACCGGAGATGTATCCAGTAGTGTTGGTGCTTCTCAGGGCTCATCAGGAGGGACGGCACCCATGGGACCCTCTTTGGGTGGGCTCTTTGCTGGAGGGTTCCCCACTCTAAGGCCTATAGGACAAAGAGATTTAACAGGCAAGACTCCAG TGTCTCGATCGAGCTCCTCCGCCTCCCTGAAGCCTCTGTGGAACGCCCCCATGCCAGCAGACACAAGCAGTGTCTCGGAGACTCACAGGACGTCTGATCTCCGAAACTCCGTCCACCGTCAGCTCGCTCCCTCgtcctctgctcctccctccccctctcacAGCAGCAAACACTTGCCTCCtttcccttcttctt cccctccacctccacccgCCCCACCCTCTTCCCTTCCTCCGCCTCCCCCAACCCAAGCCTTCCAGGACCGGCCTGCCAACAAGCCTCCGCCTCTCCCctcctgccctcctcctccacctccgtCCCAGGTCACCAAGCCTACCTGGCTCCCCATCCAGCACTCCTACCACACAACCATCTCGCAGCCctctactcctcctcctccacctccacctttCCAATCTCCCTCTGCTGTTCCAGGGGACCGCTCCTCAGGGTGCTTCTACCCTCCGCCCCCAGTCCACTCTGAACCCTCGAGGTTCCCCATCCTGCGGGACAGCCCACTGggccctcctcctccacctcctcctcctcctctcccggCTTCTTTCACCCCAAACTGCCCGTCCACCCTCCCCCCTCCACCACCCAAGGTGCCTGCAGTGCCCTCCCCGGCCATGCGCTGTCTGCCTCCCTCGTACCCCTGCAACGCCCCCACCCGACGGCCACCTGCTGTGCCCAGAGGTGCAG GTGTGGGTCGGTtggctcctcctccagctcccccGGCACGTTCCCCATCTACTGAGCTGTCCAGCCGCATTCCTCCCCCTCCGCCACCACCTCCCTTGCCTCCATCAAGTCTCAGGAATGGACACCTGCACAGCCTGG CAGATGACTTTGAATCCAAGTTCCAGTTCCACCCCGTCGAGGACTTCCCCCCTCCCGATGAATTCAAGCCTTTACCTCGGATCTACCCCAGCAAAGAGAACAGAG TGAACCCGAAACCACCTGGGATGAGGACACACCTCAGATGA
- the LOC121958214 gene encoding proline-rich protein 15: protein MTERTPWWMAFLPKKKSGSSKDTSTSHTTPHFDPFAQKPEKQKVSCDQTQQESNIFRDDTYDDSALDTYFNEQTCRRNMKISRSGRYKEKRRIRQSLPVQEKETDNVASGKEDMWEWRGGVDDRRPQKERDSKT from the coding sequence ATGACAGAGAGGACCCCATGGTGGATggcatttctgccaaaaaagaAGAGTGGAAGCTCCAAGGACACCAGTACATCCCACACCACCCCGCACTTTGACCCTTTTGCACAAAAACCAGAGAAGCAAAAAGTCTCCTGTGATCAGACTCAACAAGAGTCCAACATCTTCCGAGATGACACCTATGACGACTCAGCCCTGGACACATACTTCAACGAGCAGACGTGTCGCAGGAACATGAAGATTTCACGCTCGGGTCGATATAAGGAGAAGCGTAGGATTCGACAGAGCCTTCCCGTgcaggagaaagagacagataatGTGGCCTCAGGCAAAGAGGACATGTGGGAATGGCGAGGAGGAGTAGATGATCGAAGACCGCAAAAGGAGAGGGACTCGAAGACATGA